From the genome of Spartobacteria bacterium:
CTGAACAATTTTTGCGGCACCGTCTTCCGTGCTCAGCAATGCGCCAATGCCCACCAGAGACAGCTTCATCGAAATATCGAAATCTTCCGTACTGTTCATCGACATATAATCCGAATGCGGATCATAGGCCCGAACAAAGGAATTAATAAACAGCGGCAGCAGCCAATGTGCATCGTTATCCCGCATGACCTCATAGAACTGTTGATACTGCTTTGAAATCTGTTCCTCTGTAGTCTCCGGTTCAATGGTACGAACCACCTCCGCCAGCTCGTCCGCATCCGCCGTTGCGATATCCGTCACCACGTCCATGCTGTTGGTTTCTGCCTGAAGTGCTCTCTCTTCCTCCGCCAGCTGGTTGGAAACCCTTTTTGTCAGCACCTGATTTTTTACCTTCTTGCGCCACAAATTATCCCAGTCCGCTTCATCCACGGCCCACGGAGCATCTTTGCGTTTCCACAGATACTGCTCGGGCCGTTCAAAATCAAATCCCTTGTCCAAAACCATATCTACAAAATCCACCCGATTGCTTACGCGCTGCATAAATACGTCATACACTTCAAAAGCAAAGGTTAAATCCCCACTGCGCATCATGTTATCCAGCTGAGTCGCCTTTTTGCTGAACCCGTCGATATCGGACTGCAAAAAATAGGTATGGTCATAATCCATGGAATCAATGAAAAACCCCAGCGCATTGGTGGCAATCGAATCATCAAACCGATGCTTATTAACGTGCAGGTAGGGAACCTCCGATGCCACAATTTTGGCCACGCGCGAATAATTGTACAGAACATCATCCGAAGGCGGGGCCAATGCCTGAACCGCTGTGCCAAGTAATAAAAAAGAAATTCCTGCTGCTACAAATCGTTTCATATGTGTCCTACCTTTTTGCTATATAAAGTGGGACATTAGACTTTACGTATATATTATTAAAGTATTTTATGTGCTCCATTATTATTTTTTAAAGAGAAGGAATCAGGCATGAATGGAAATCAACGCAGTATCGCAGACATCAGTGTCAACACAGACAATCTTTATCGTGAAGAATCCTACACCGATCTCAGCGTGGGACATATCCAGAAACTGACCCCCATTACCATAGATTGCGAAGACGATACGACCCGCCCGGTCAAATTCATCGCCAGCACACAGGTCGTTTCTCCTATGGGTGCCATTCCCATCACGGCCACCATCGACGTCACCACCCTGCGTGAAGCCATTGATGCGTTTCCCCAGGCCATCCAGAAGGCACTGGAAGATATGATGGAGCAGGCCCAGCGCATGCAGCGTGAAGAAGCATCCCGCGTGGTCATCCCCGGCCAGAACAGCAGGAACGATCTCATTCTGTAAGCATCCCGAATCACAGGCCGACCAGTCAGTCTTCGACGGCGAGTTTGTCGATCCGACAGCGCGATGGTTTCATAGCAGGCAGAACTGCTTGTTGTGCTTACGACGCTGGAAAGATCCGGGC
Proteins encoded in this window:
- a CDS encoding cytoplasmic protein translates to MNGNQRSIADISVNTDNLYREESYTDLSVGHIQKLTPITIDCEDDTTRPVKFIASTQVVSPMGAIPITATIDVTTLREAIDAFPQAIQKALEDMMEQAQRMQREEASRVVIPGQNSRNDLIL